From one Candidatus Zixiibacteriota bacterium genomic stretch:
- a CDS encoding sigma-54 dependent transcriptional regulator yields MAKQKTKILVIDDDPKVSWILSEGLPSHFEFVSARDGIEGIQMVSTEKPDLILLDIKMQGMSGLEVLEKLNKSESRPDVIMLSGHGDTRYVVDSVRLGAAEFINKPFDVKEVEIHINGVLERSRLRRELAKAKEELRSQKKYANFIGDSEPMVRVKALIEQVADSELTVLIRGESGTGKEIVARSLHELSSRRSQPFMKVNCAAIPRDLLEAELFGYEKGAFTGAHKNKQGRFEVANKGTIFLDEIGDMPMELQSKLLQVLEQQEFVRVGGVQTISVDVRIICATNRNLEEAIGEAGFRDDLFYRLNEITIFLPPLRERPEDIPLLVNHFLEKYNGLYSRQYAGLTPETIAQLLGFHWPGNIRQLENMIKQVVVREDESIIDELIRSASHQSLKAPSGASGGQPGFSGYTPAAAYDPNDLSLKSVVGKRIADEEKRLISHVLAKTNWNRRKAADLLQISYRSLLYKIKEYSLNASK; encoded by the coding sequence ATGGCCAAGCAGAAAACCAAGATCCTCGTCATTGATGACGATCCCAAGGTCTCCTGGATCCTCTCCGAGGGACTGCCGTCGCACTTTGAGTTCGTGTCGGCTCGCGACGGTATCGAAGGGATTCAGATGGTCTCGACGGAGAAACCCGACCTCATCCTCCTTGACATCAAGATGCAGGGCATGTCCGGACTCGAAGTTCTTGAAAAGTTGAACAAAAGCGAATCGCGGCCCGACGTTATCATGTTGTCCGGACACGGCGACACACGCTACGTTGTTGATTCGGTCCGGCTCGGCGCCGCCGAGTTTATCAACAAGCCGTTCGACGTCAAGGAAGTCGAGATCCACATCAACGGCGTGCTCGAACGAAGCCGGCTTCGCCGCGAACTGGCGAAGGCCAAAGAAGAACTCCGTTCCCAGAAAAAGTACGCCAATTTCATCGGCGATTCGGAACCCATGGTCAGAGTCAAGGCCCTGATCGAGCAGGTCGCCGACTCGGAGTTGACCGTCCTCATCCGAGGAGAGTCGGGTACCGGCAAGGAGATTGTCGCGCGGTCGCTGCACGAATTGTCCAGCCGGAGAAGCCAGCCGTTCATGAAGGTCAACTGCGCCGCGATCCCGAGGGACTTGCTCGAGGCGGAGCTGTTCGGCTATGAAAAAGGCGCTTTCACCGGCGCTCACAAGAACAAGCAGGGACGATTCGAGGTCGCCAACAAGGGCACCATCTTCCTCGACGAAATCGGTGACATGCCGATGGAACTGCAGTCCAAGCTCCTGCAGGTCCTCGAGCAGCAGGAGTTCGTCCGGGTCGGCGGTGTGCAGACGATCTCGGTCGACGTCCGGATCATCTGTGCCACCAACCGAAATCTCGAAGAGGCCATCGGCGAAGCGGGATTCCGCGATGATTTGTTCTACCGCCTCAACGAAATAACCATCTTCCTGCCGCCGCTGCGTGAGCGCCCCGAGGACATTCCGCTGCTGGTCAATCACTTCCTGGAGAAGTACAACGGGCTCTACAGCCGCCAGTACGCCGGGCTGACTCCCGAGACCATCGCGCAGCTGTTGGGCTTCCACTGGCCCGGTAATATCCGCCAGCTCGAAAACATGATAAAGCAGGTGGTCGTGCGCGAAGACGAGTCCATCATCGACGAGCTCATCCGGTCGGCGAGCCACCAGTCGCTGAAAGCTCCGTCGGGAGCCTCCGGCGGACAGCCGGGATTCTCGGGATATACGCCGGCGGCGGCTTACGACCCCAATGATCTTTCGCTCAAAAGCGTGGTCGGCAAGCGCATCGCCGACGAGGAGAAACGCCTGATCAGCCATGTCCTCGCCAAGACCAATTGGAATCGGCGCAAGGCCGCCGACCTTCTCCAGATCAGTTACCGCTCCCTTCTCTACAAGATCAAAGAGTACTCCCTGAACGCATCGAAGTGA
- a CDS encoding GAF domain-containing protein, whose protein sequence is MTEKTERIIVIDDEKRMCESLSALLQGGGIEVRAFQDSPAAVEMIRNERVDLVVTDIKMPHMDGLQILKAVKEIDDGIPVILMTGYGSMDTALEAIAQGAYNYLLKPVEFAQLELAVKRALEKRRSDLAQRSLMEQLKLSNFILESRISELNALYEAGKSIGSTANLTELLKQLVALASAVTNAEIGSIMLVDDRGEYLTIEAATGLDEDIIRSTRLPIGASIAGYVAKTGEPLIIENIEHDERFARMNRERYSSGSLLSVPLIIKNNVLGVINMANRHRGDSFDKNDLRLLTTFASQAAVAVDDARQFENSRRRLVEYQILHEFYQEVPSIQSWSAFRTVMVDKLNRVFPIRYAVWFIWDDYNKVLTPDGVFGISDIPSTESGKIDLQRVRRDDLLLEAEDLATMDLDDIQRVSLYVGELIRKSKAYPEPRQAYLAVPIRESGDLTAVFYIGADDPHPYSDDDISIARLVISQATYLFEKEKALLNATRLMTMGNMISEISHDLRKPLTSIKGALQILKQRWPQIMDKSDLFRMAEDEIHRMNELVRELVDFSNPNKYETNKLDLRQIVMRASELVAPDMRKHNIDFESQFDSQVSWDVIINKNQFMEIFLNLFINAIDAMPDGGKLRVEGLVEKPDHKKSLYLAIKVMDSGVGIRKENLAKIFDRYYTTKETGTGLGLSVVERIISAHNGTLSVHSEEGDGTTFTVYLPYEP, encoded by the coding sequence ATGACTGAAAAGACCGAACGCATAATCGTCATCGACGACGAGAAACGCATGTGCGAATCTCTCTCCGCTCTGTTGCAGGGGGGCGGCATCGAAGTGCGTGCCTTCCAGGATTCTCCCGCGGCCGTCGAGATGATCCGCAACGAACGAGTCGACCTCGTCGTTACCGATATCAAAATGCCCCATATGGACGGCCTGCAGATACTCAAGGCCGTCAAAGAGATCGACGACGGCATTCCGGTTATCCTGATGACCGGGTACGGCTCCATGGACACCGCCCTTGAAGCGATCGCGCAGGGCGCCTACAACTACCTTCTGAAACCCGTCGAGTTTGCCCAACTCGAACTGGCCGTCAAACGCGCCCTCGAGAAGCGCCGGAGCGACCTTGCCCAGCGCTCCCTTATGGAGCAGTTGAAGCTCTCCAACTTCATTCTCGAAAGCAGGATCAGCGAACTCAACGCTCTCTACGAGGCCGGAAAGTCGATTGGCTCCACGGCCAACCTTACCGAGTTGCTCAAACAGCTGGTCGCACTGGCCTCGGCGGTGACCAACGCCGAAATCGGCTCGATCATGCTCGTGGACGATCGCGGCGAATACTTGACCATCGAGGCGGCTACCGGTCTCGATGAAGATATCATACGCTCCACCCGCCTCCCGATCGGCGCGTCCATTGCCGGCTATGTCGCGAAAACCGGCGAGCCGCTTATCATAGAAAACATCGAACACGACGAGCGCTTCGCCCGCATGAATCGCGAACGCTATTCATCCGGCTCGCTGCTCAGCGTACCGCTCATCATCAAAAACAACGTGCTCGGCGTCATCAACATGGCCAACCGCCACCGAGGCGACAGCTTCGACAAAAACGACCTGCGCCTGCTCACGACCTTCGCGTCGCAGGCGGCCGTGGCGGTCGATGACGCCCGGCAGTTTGAGAACAGCCGGCGCCGACTCGTCGAATACCAGATCCTCCACGAGTTCTACCAGGAAGTCCCGTCCATCCAGAGCTGGTCCGCGTTTCGCACCGTCATGGTCGACAAACTCAATCGTGTCTTTCCCATCAGGTACGCCGTCTGGTTCATCTGGGACGACTACAACAAGGTGCTGACGCCCGACGGCGTCTTCGGCATCAGTGACATTCCGTCGACCGAATCAGGCAAAATCGACCTGCAGCGTGTCCGTCGCGATGACCTCCTCCTCGAAGCCGAGGACCTGGCGACCATGGACCTCGATGACATCCAGCGCGTTTCTCTGTACGTCGGTGAACTCATCCGCAAATCGAAAGCATACCCGGAGCCCCGGCAGGCCTATCTCGCCGTCCCCATCCGCGAATCAGGCGACCTGACGGCAGTGTTTTACATCGGGGCCGATGACCCGCATCCGTACAGCGACGACGACATATCAATTGCGCGGCTGGTCATCTCGCAGGCAACCTATCTCTTCGAAAAGGAGAAAGCGCTGTTAAACGCGACCCGCCTCATGACTATGGGCAACATGATCTCCGAAATCTCCCACGACCTGCGAAAGCCGCTGACCTCCATCAAAGGCGCCCTCCAGATTCTTAAACAGCGCTGGCCACAGATAATGGACAAGTCCGACCTGTTCCGCATGGCCGAAGACGAGATTCACCGCATGAACGAGCTGGTACGTGAGCTGGTCGACTTCTCCAACCCCAACAAATACGAGACCAACAAACTCGACCTTCGGCAGATCGTCATGCGGGCCTCCGAACTTGTCGCTCCCGACATGCGAAAACACAACATCGATTTCGAAAGTCAATTCGACAGCCAGGTCAGTTGGGATGTCATCATCAACAAAAACCAGTTCATGGAAATATTCCTCAACCTGTTTATCAACGCCATCGATGCCATGCCCGATGGAGGGAAACTCCGGGTCGAAGGGCTGGTCGAAAAGCCGGACCACAAGAAGTCGCTTTATCTGGCCATCAAAGTCATGGATAGCGGTGTCGGCATCCGCAAGGAGAACCTCGCCAAAATCTTCGACCGCTATTACACCACCAAGGAAACCGGAACCGGGCTCGGACTCTCGGTCGTGGAACGCATTATCTCAGCGCACAACGGCACCCTGAGTGTCCACTCGGAAGAGGGCGATGGGACTACCTTTACCGTGTACTTGCCGTATGAACCGTAA
- a CDS encoding ATP-binding protein — protein MSKTPNKKSPSRATRSTTARRPSTPRTRRSAAKPATAPTDISVAELQGQLEEKLAELTMTNRQLKRKIFDLYTIFEISRNFNAVLDYEMLLDTFIFTCLGQIGALKGAIFLQREAHSDRLYPIKYKGSGSLPAEDDYFSAASALADYLTRLNRPVPTRELISDISSADERRILGNFEPGIVVPLIYQTRLTGIFAMSEKVSGRDFQLDDLEFLSILGNQIAVAIENARLYQGEKQAIQQLRAAQQQLLQTERLAALGEMSAKVAHEVNNPLGIIKNYVLLIQRACRNNDQANNFVGIVSEEIDRIARIVKQLLDFHRPTGLAVQRVDIVKLLDDVLRLVDRQLASHDIRIVRNYDASIPELSAAPEGLKQVFLNLIINARDAMPNGGSLSVRLEAPSKRVRISFSDTGPGIAPEHIPHIFEPFFTTKEAGGGTGLGLSVCYGIIKNHGGSISFRNLEPGGCFTIELPVAEGKIAHD, from the coding sequence ATGAGTAAGACGCCCAACAAAAAGTCGCCCTCGCGCGCCACTCGCTCGACGACCGCCCGGCGCCCTTCGACGCCGCGGACGCGCCGCTCCGCCGCGAAACCGGCGACCGCCCCCACCGACATCTCCGTCGCCGAATTGCAGGGGCAGCTCGAAGAGAAGCTGGCGGAACTGACGATGACCAACCGCCAGCTGAAACGTAAGATATTCGATCTGTACACGATCTTCGAAATCTCCCGCAATTTCAACGCCGTGCTCGATTACGAGATGCTCCTCGACACGTTTATCTTCACCTGCCTCGGCCAGATCGGCGCGCTCAAAGGCGCCATCTTTCTCCAGCGCGAGGCGCACAGCGATCGGCTCTATCCGATCAAGTACAAAGGCTCCGGGTCGCTTCCCGCCGAAGACGACTACTTCTCGGCCGCATCCGCCCTCGCCGATTACCTCACCCGGCTCAATCGACCCGTCCCCACCCGCGAACTGATCAGCGATATTTCGTCCGCCGATGAACGTCGCATTCTCGGCAACTTCGAACCGGGCATCGTCGTCCCCCTTATTTACCAGACCCGGCTTACCGGGATATTCGCCATGTCCGAGAAAGTCTCAGGAAGAGATTTCCAGCTCGACGATCTGGAATTCCTCTCCATTCTCGGCAACCAGATCGCCGTCGCCATCGAGAACGCCCGCCTCTACCAGGGAGAAAAACAGGCCATTCAGCAGCTTCGCGCCGCACAGCAGCAGTTGCTGCAGACCGAACGACTTGCGGCCCTCGGAGAAATGTCGGCGAAAGTCGCGCACGAGGTCAATAACCCGCTGGGCATCATCAAGAACTACGTTCTGCTTATCCAGCGGGCCTGCCGGAACAACGACCAGGCAAACAACTTCGTGGGAATCGTGTCGGAAGAAATCGACCGCATCGCCCGCATCGTCAAACAACTGCTCGACTTCCACCGCCCGACCGGACTCGCCGTCCAGCGGGTGGACATCGTGAAGCTGCTTGATGACGTGCTTCGGCTGGTGGACCGACAGCTCGCCTCGCATGACATCAGGATCGTCCGCAACTACGATGCCTCGATCCCCGAATTGAGCGCCGCCCCCGAGGGCCTGAAGCAGGTCTTTCTCAACCTCATAATAAACGCCCGTGACGCCATGCCGAACGGCGGGTCGCTCTCTGTCAGGCTTGAAGCGCCATCGAAACGTGTACGGATCTCCTTCTCGGACACCGGGCCGGGTATCGCCCCGGAACACATCCCGCACATTTTCGAACCGTTCTTCACCACCAAAGAAGCCGGCGGTGGGACCGGACTCGGTCTCTCCGTGTGCTATGGCATCATCAAAAATCACGGCGGGTCGATTTCTTTCCGAAATCTCGAACCGGGCGGCTGTTTCACCATAGAATTACCAGTAGCGGAAGGCAAAATCGCCCATGACTGA
- the accD gene encoding acetyl-CoA carboxylase, carboxyltransferase subunit beta, with product MAWFRKEKTGLATQEKKNIPEGLWTKCPSCGEIVYSKKMEQLLWVCPTCSYHFRISSQKYIQMLLDGGKLEEYDVHLVSEDPLKFKDSKRYTERIKAAREKTGQNDGVIAGIGEIDGMPVSFAIMNFEFVGGSMGSVVGEKIARAIERAIDREIPLIIVSCSGGARMQEGILSLMQMAKTSGLLAVLAKKRVPYISVLTNPTTAGVMASYASLGDVIVAEPKALLGFAGPRVIQQTIGQDLPEGFQSSEFFMEKGFLDKIIDRKHLRDTIIKLLRYMKRQ from the coding sequence ATGGCCTGGTTTCGAAAAGAAAAGACCGGACTCGCCACTCAGGAAAAGAAGAATATCCCGGAAGGGCTCTGGACCAAGTGTCCGTCCTGTGGCGAAATCGTTTATAGTAAGAAAATGGAACAACTGCTCTGGGTATGCCCCACCTGCAGTTACCATTTCCGCATTTCCAGCCAGAAGTACATCCAGATGCTTCTCGACGGTGGAAAGCTGGAAGAATACGATGTACACCTCGTCTCCGAGGACCCGCTGAAGTTCAAGGACTCCAAACGCTACACCGAACGCATTAAAGCTGCACGGGAAAAGACCGGACAGAACGACGGCGTCATCGCGGGTATCGGCGAGATTGACGGTATGCCCGTGTCTTTCGCTATTATGAACTTCGAGTTTGTCGGCGGATCGATGGGTTCCGTGGTTGGTGAGAAAATCGCGCGCGCAATAGAGCGCGCCATCGACCGCGAGATTCCGCTTATCATCGTATCGTGCTCGGGCGGCGCCCGCATGCAGGAAGGTATCCTGTCACTCATGCAGATGGCGAAAACGTCGGGCCTGCTTGCGGTCCTCGCTAAAAAGCGCGTCCCGTACATCTCGGTATTGACCAACCCCACGACCGCCGGCGTGATGGCTTCCTATGCATCGCTGGGCGACGTCATTGTCGCGGAGCCGAAGGCGCTGCTTGGATTCGCCGGCCCCCGCGTGATTCAGCAGACAATCGGGCAGGATCTCCCCGAAGGGTTCCAGTCGTCCGAATTTTTCATGGAAAAAGGGTTCCTGGACAAAATCATCGACCGCAAACACCTCCGCGATACGATCATCAAACTTCTCCGTTACATGAAGAGACAGTAA
- the rimI gene encoding ribosomal protein S18-alanine N-acetyltransferase: protein MISDSVHSGTRVVYRDMTNADIPAVAEMEKAVFSDPWPRSAFIDVVTAAGWGGLVAEIDGVIIGYACYLVVDVEAHLTNIAVAPEHRRKSVARHLLSRILSIADGRGCEFILLEVRPSNHEALAFYRKYGFKVLYQRPNYYRRPVEDAIVMVHYFDRDDTAT, encoded by the coding sequence TTGATCAGCGACAGCGTCCATAGCGGCACGAGGGTCGTCTACCGCGACATGACCAATGCCGATATCCCAGCCGTCGCTGAGATGGAGAAAGCCGTTTTCTCCGACCCCTGGCCGCGTTCGGCCTTTATCGATGTCGTCACGGCTGCCGGGTGGGGCGGGCTGGTCGCCGAAATCGACGGTGTCATAATCGGATACGCCTGCTATCTTGTTGTCGACGTTGAAGCTCACCTGACCAACATCGCAGTCGCCCCGGAGCACCGCCGGAAATCCGTTGCGCGCCATCTCCTGAGCCGTATTTTGAGTATTGCGGATGGTCGCGGATGCGAGTTTATTCTACTGGAGGTCCGACCATCAAACCACGAGGCGCTGGCGTTTTACCGTAAGTACGGGTTTAAAGTACTTTACCAGCGGCCCAACTACTACCGTCGGCCCGTCGAAGATGCGATCGTTATGGTCCACTATTTCGACCGGGACGACACGGCAACGTAA